The genomic segment GTCGTCGGCCGCGGTTCGGTGGAGATCCTCGCGGTCAACTGAGCCGCTGACACGACGGAGCCCCGTCCCCTCTCGCAGGGGGCGGGGCTCCTTCGCGTCGTCGTCAGGCGGGGCGGGCGGACTCGACCACGAACGGGGTGCCCTGCTGGCAGGTGGTCATCATGCCCGGTTCGGGACGGCCGGTGACCTCGACCTTGGCGCCGGCCTTGAGCACGTCACGCGGCCCGCCGACGAGCAGGTGGCCGTCGAGCAGCAGGCAGTTCGGCTCGACGCCGGCCTGCACGGTGCCGCTGATGACGGTGCCGCCGACACCCGGCGGGGTCGACGGGCCGCCCTTCCAGGAGGGGCCGGGACGCTTCGGGCTCGTGCCGGGGTCGGGCTGGCTGGTCACGGGGGCGGCTCCCGTCGTACTCGGGCTCGGGCTGGGATCGGCGGACCCGTCGCCGGGTGCGGCGCAGGCGGTCAGCGCGAGGCCGGCGAGCAGTGCGACGAGCACCGTACGAGGAGTCTTCATGGTCGGTTGGACGCGGCGGCCGGCCGATCCGTTCCCGGTCAGCCGCGGGCCGCGGCGGCGGCCTTCATGTCGCGCTTGAGTTCCTGCGGCAGCGAGAACGTCAGCCGCTCGTCGGCGGTGGTGATCTCCTCGACGTCGCCGAAGCCGCGCTCGGCCAGGTACGCGAGCACCTGCTGGACCAGCTCGTCGGGCACGCTCGCGCCGGAGGTCACACCCACGGTCCGGGCGCCGGTGAGCCAGGCGTCCTCGATCTCGTGCGCGAAGTCGACCAGGTGCCCGGCACGGGCCCCGGCGTCCAGCGCCACCTCGACCAGGCGGACCGAGTTCGAGGAGTTGCGCGAGCCGACCACGATCACCACGTCGCACTCGGGGGCGATCTCCTTGACCACGTGCTGGCGGTTGGAGGTCGCGTAGCAGATGTCGTCGCTGGGCGGCGACTGGAGCAGCGGCAGCCGCTTCTTGAGCCGGGCCACCGTCTCCAGCGTCTCGTCCACCGACAGCGTGGTCTGGGAGAGCCAGACCACCTTCTCCGGGTCGCGCACGGTGACCTTGTCGACCCCGTCCGGGCCGTCCACGAGCTGGATGTGGGCGGGCGCCTCACCGGCGGTGCCGATGACCTCCTCGTGCCCCTCGTGGCCGATGAGAAGAATGTCGTAGTCCTGTGCGGCGAACCGGCGGGCCTCGTGGTGCACCTTCGTGACGAGCGGGCAGGTGGCGTCGATCGCCCGCAGCGAGCGCTGCTTGGCCTGCTCGTAGACCTCGGGGGCGACGCCGTGGGCGGAGAAGATGACGGTGGCGCCCTCGGGCACCTCCTCGTTCTCCTCCACGAAGATCGCGCCCTGGGCCTCCAGCGTGCGCACCACGTGCTTGTTGTGCACGATCTGCTTGCGCACGTAGATCGGCGCGCCGTAGAGCTTCAGCGCCTCCTCGACGGTCTGCACCGCCCGGTCCACGCCCGCGCAGTAGCCGCGCGGGTTGGCCAGGAGCACGCGCTTGCCGGTCCGGGGAGTCGTCTCAGCGTCAGTCACCCGCCCATCGTACGTGCCGCTCTCCCGCGCGGCAGCGGCCGCGAGGCGCACGCGGGCGCTGTCGGTCCCGGGCCGTAGGGTGGGCGGGTGAGCGCGGGAGAGGACGGCCGGGGGGCACCGGACGGACGGAGCACGGCCGAGGAGCCGTGGCCGGTCCGGGTGGTCAGCCAGAAGGTCGGCGCCTGGATCGCCCGCCTCGGCTGGGTGTGGGTCGACGGCCAGGTCGCGCAGATCAGCCGGCGGCCCGGCGCGAGCACCGTCTTCCTCACGCTGCGTGACCCGTCGGCCGATCTCAGCCTGACCGTCACCACCAACCGGGACGTGCTCGACGCGGGCGCTCCGGAGCTGCGCGAGGGCGCCCGGGTGGTGCTGCACGCCAAGCCCGAGTTCTACGCCGCACGGGGCACGCTCAGCCTGCGCGCCGACGAGATCCGCCAGGTCGGTCTCGGTGAGCTGCTGGCCCGGCTGGAGAAGCTCAAGAAGCTGCTCGCGGCCGAGGGCCTGTTCGACCGGGCCCGCAAGCGGCGGCTGCCGTTCCTGCCGGGCCGGGTCGGCCTGATCACCGGCCGCGCCTCCGCGGCCGAGCGCGACGTGCTGACGAACGCCCGCCGCCGCTGGCCCGCCGTCGACTTCCGCACGATCAACGTGGCGGTGCAGGGGCCGAGCGCGGTGCCCGACATCGTGGGGGCGCTGAAGGTGCTCGACGCCGACCCGGCCGTCGACGTGATCGTCATCGCCCGGGGCGGCGGCGGCATCGAGGATCTGCTGCCCTTCTCCGACGAGGCGCTGTGCCGGGCGGTCTTCGCCTGCCGCACCCCGGTGGTCAGCGCGATCGGCCACGAGACGGACGCGCCGCTGCTCGACTACGTGGCCGACGTGCGCGCCTCCACCCCGACCGACGCGGCGAAGCGCATCGTGCCGGACCTGACCGAGGAGGTCCGCCTGATCGGCCAGGCCCGGTCCCGACTGGAACGGGCCGTTCGTCACCTGGTCGACCGGGAGCAGCACCGGATCGACCTGCTGCGCTCCCGCCCGGTGCTGGCCCGGCCGCAGGTGATGGTCGAGCAGCGGGCGGTGGACGTGTCCGCGCTCCGCGACCGCGCCGGCCGGTCGCTGGAGCACCGGCTGCGGGGCGCCACCGACGACCTGCGGCACACGCTGGCCCGGCTGCGCGCGCTGTCGCCGGCGGCCACGCTGGAGCGTGGCTACGCGATCGTGCAGCGCGCCGACGGCCACGTCGTCCGCGCGGCCGCCGAGGTCGCCAAGGGCGATCCACTGCGGGTACGCCTCGCAGAGGGCGAGCTGACCGCCACCGTCGACGGCTGAGGGATGAGGGACATGACCGGGACGAAGCAGGACGAACAGCTCAGCTACGAGCAGGCCCGCGCCGAGCTGGCCTCGGTGGTGGAGAAGCTGGAGGCGGGCGGCACCTCGCTGGAGGAGTCGCTGGCCCTCTGGGAGCGCGGCGAGCAGCTCGCCGGGGTGTGCCAGCGCTGGCTGGACGGCGCCCGCGCCCGCATCGACGCCGCGCGGCAGCGTACCGAGGACTGACGGTGGGG from the Micromonospora sp. WMMA1947 genome contains:
- a CDS encoding 4-hydroxy-3-methylbut-2-enyl diphosphate reductase is translated as MTDAETTPRTGKRVLLANPRGYCAGVDRAVQTVEEALKLYGAPIYVRKQIVHNKHVVRTLEAQGAIFVEENEEVPEGATVIFSAHGVAPEVYEQAKQRSLRAIDATCPLVTKVHHEARRFAAQDYDILLIGHEGHEEVIGTAGEAPAHIQLVDGPDGVDKVTVRDPEKVVWLSQTTLSVDETLETVARLKKRLPLLQSPPSDDICYATSNRQHVVKEIAPECDVVIVVGSRNSSNSVRLVEVALDAGARAGHLVDFAHEIEDAWLTGARTVGVTSGASVPDELVQQVLAYLAERGFGDVEEITTADERLTFSLPQELKRDMKAAAAARG
- the xseA gene encoding exodeoxyribonuclease VII large subunit, with translation MSAGEDGRGAPDGRSTAEEPWPVRVVSQKVGAWIARLGWVWVDGQVAQISRRPGASTVFLTLRDPSADLSLTVTTNRDVLDAGAPELREGARVVLHAKPEFYAARGTLSLRADEIRQVGLGELLARLEKLKKLLAAEGLFDRARKRRLPFLPGRVGLITGRASAAERDVLTNARRRWPAVDFRTINVAVQGPSAVPDIVGALKVLDADPAVDVIVIARGGGGIEDLLPFSDEALCRAVFACRTPVVSAIGHETDAPLLDYVADVRASTPTDAAKRIVPDLTEEVRLIGQARSRLERAVRHLVDREQHRIDLLRSRPVLARPQVMVEQRAVDVSALRDRAGRSLEHRLRGATDDLRHTLARLRALSPAATLERGYAIVQRADGHVVRAAAEVAKGDPLRVRLAEGELTATVDG
- a CDS encoding exodeoxyribonuclease VII small subunit codes for the protein MTGTKQDEQLSYEQARAELASVVEKLEAGGTSLEESLALWERGEQLAGVCQRWLDGARARIDAARQRTED